Within Cucumis melo cultivar AY chromosome 4, USDA_Cmelo_AY_1.0, whole genome shotgun sequence, the genomic segment caaacttccttggcctaagcggccatagtccctctaagaagctggccgcggaggggtacctccgcatagctagttagcaggctgaggtctcgttcgttaacggaattaaccagacaaatcgctccaccaactaagaacggccatgcaccaccacccatagaatcaagaaagagctctcagtctgtcaatccttactatgtctggacctggtaagtttccccgtgttgagtcaaattaagccgcaggctccactcctggtggtgcccttccgtcaattcctttaagtttcagccttgcgaccatactccccccggaacccaaagactttgatttctcataaggtgctggcggagtccttaaagcaacatccgccaatccctggtcggcatcgtttatggttgagactaggacggtatctgatcgtcttcgagcccccaactttcgttcttgattaatgaaaacatccttggcaaatgctttcgcagttgttcgtctttcataaatccaagaatttcacctctgactatgaaatacgaatgcccccgactgtccctgttaatcattactccgatcccgaaggccaacagaataggatcgaaatcctatgatgttatcccatgctaatgtatacagagcgtaggcttgctttgagcactctaatttcttcaaagtaacagcgccggaggcacgacccggccagttaaggccaggagcgcatcgccggcagaagggacgagccgaccggtgctcaccataggcggaccgatcgacccaacccaaggtccaactacgagctttttaactgcaacaacttaaatatacgctattggagctggaattaccgcggctgctggcaccagacttgccctccaattgatcctcgttaagggatttagattgtactcattccaattaccagactcgaagagcccggtattgttatttattgtcactacctccccgtgtcaggattgggtaatttgcgcgcctgctgccttccttggatgtggtagccgtttctcaggctccctctccggaatcgaaccctaattctccgtcacccgtcaccaccatagtaggccactatcctaccatcgaaagttgatagggcagaaatttgaatgatgcgtcgccggcacgatggccgtgcgatccgtcgagttatcatgaatcatcagagcaacgggcagagcccgcgtcgaccttttatctaataaatgcatcccttccagaagtcggggtttgttgcacgtattagctctagaattactacggttatccgagtagcaaataccatcaaacaaactataactgatttaatgagccattcgcagtttcacagtctgaattagttcatacttacacatgcatggcttaatctttgagacaagcatatgactactggcaggatcaaccaggtagcattcctacacgacgtcacagcccgcatgcatgccaacgccaaacggcattggagcaatacggggagcgagcgtcattcgttcgagcaatgagcaaaggcaacacgtttcgagggacttatcatgccaccgaatgcactgcatccgagagagcgagcgccgacgacgcggcccgcaatgacaaccgaagatgtcaaggcggaacgcgatgcgggctatcgggttcgttgtccacccaaagatgggtgtcaacagaaaggggccaacgggacgcgtcgcttccatcgcgtgaggtaccgatgcaagaaccgatcgattgtgaccgctcgaactcaagctttgttcggggcacgtcaatgaggtggagccgacgttgacagttcgatgcccgagcaacgagcctgccaacccaaactaccgtatcaccactcatgcgccgtacgcatcgagcccgtgcaacgcttggctatccgcgcccttacgttgcattaaagcaagcagggctgcagagtcgccgcgcgaggccgagcacggaacgtcgtgcgcgctcgatatgagcattgtgtaacccacgtgaacattgcaaccgaaacaccgtcattgttatgggacgagccctttcgtcaaacggagatcgattgcagcacgtttagtctcgacagaggaaagcatgccgagaacacgcccgcaacgaggtgcaagcattatccaagcaagcccaacccccacctcgaccgcacatcctgctctctatccccgcccaacgtaggggcgtaaagggcacccaccaaacccttccaccaagcaagaagcaatcacaagacatctcgtatcttcacgaacaagcccgcttggagtgcacgcccacaccgaggtgcaagcattgtccgcgcaagcccatccgagcatcaactcgacacccgctctcactccccgcccaacggtcggacgtggcactccgacgaaacccgtccaccgagcacaaagcaatcgcaagacatctcgtatcttcacgaacaagcccgcttggagtgcacgcccacaccgaggtgcaagcattgtccgcgcaagcccatccgagcatcaactcgacacccgctctcactccctacccgacggacaagcccatcgttatggccaaacccctccaccaagcacgaagcaattgcaagacaagcccacttggagtgcacgcccacaccgaggtgcaagcattgtccaagcaaaacccatccaagaatgtcaatttgacatcccgctctcactccttgcccgacgtaggggcccggcattccatcgattttaaccaaacccttccaccgagcacaaagcaatcgcaagacatctcgtatcttcacgaacaagcccgcttggagtgcacgcccacaccgaggtgcaagcattgtccgcgcatacccatccgagcgtcaactcgacacccgctctcactccctgcccgacggacaagcccatcgttatggccaaacccctccgccaagcacgaagcaatcgccaagacaagcacacttggagtgcacgcccacaccgaggtgcaagcattgtccaagcacgcccatcccgctctcactccttgcccgacggtcggatgtggcactccggccgaacccttcgcccaccaagcacaaagcaatcgcaagttatctcgtctcctcacgaacaagcccgcttggagtgcacgcccacaccgaggtgcaagcattgtccgcgcaagcccatccgagcatcaactcgacacccactctcactcgccgccggcggccggaggtggcactccgccggcgtcgaccccccaagcatatgtgcccatgatgggcgcaatgtgcttgaagggtcggcgccgcggcataggggtacccccgcgccccgcccatgcaggcaggtcgcccccctatatagtacattctggcttttttgggtctggcaggcttgcatatgaaaaagccgaaatgtcacaccatgccataaatcttgattgtgttattattatgaccgggacttgattgtattatgttttagacatttaaatgagtgtggaaaacaagtttcataatttttgaaccaaccaataatattttatgaatttttattgttaaaaaattaaaaataatttaaaaatagtaaaacgtttccaaaaattctaatttttggaggacatcctttgtttacattgtttagctcccagaaaaaatttcataacaatccaagcactagaacataggtttgacatcacatttgtgtgttgagtgggcattgcggcaccctgcgcgcgcggcaccctgcgcgcacgccccacgcagacgcagggccatgcggcgcgcgcgcccatggccgtgccgcattcgtgcgcatgggggcgcgcatgctgcatgctcggtgggcatgtgggcatgcacggtgggggcacgggtttgttccaacaacctccatagagttttttccatgaattctagacgtgggtggtcacgcccaacgcagacgcatgctgcgcgcggcttgcgcgcacgtcccacgtagacgcctgggcatgcggcgcgcggacacacacccgcagacgcatgccgcgcttagcactctgcgcgcacgcccaaCACACGCctgaagggcatggcgcatggtgggcaccctaggcgttcgtgtgcaagcctcggccatgggcatgcggcgcgcgccccacacacgccccactgcagtcgcctgggcttgcggcgcacgccccacacacgcccgtagacgcatggcgcgcgcggccccctgcgcgcacgccccccgcagacgcacgggcatgcagcgcgcgactcacacaaacccactaacgcacggcgcgcgcgcccatggccgtgctttgtactcgaaggcctcggccttggtccttgacttgcacacgagcacactatcttattcttgggcattcaaagatgatttgcttcaactttttttctagtccaaagccaacccctcactaacacttatgtttttcgtccttttacataagatataacctccatggcaattggaagaaataaatgagttgtgtgtgggtagggtcgagatgaatctcggtggatcttggcaacaaggctcatctgctacttacaagccaagcacgcacgccccttagacggatccccacgctcgcacaagcatcgcgtgcgcggcaccctacgcgcacgccccactgcagtcgcatgggcttgcggcgcgcgccccacacacgcccgcagacgcatggcgcgcgcggcaccctgcgcgcacgcccccagcagacgcacgggcatgcagcgggcgacccacagacgcccactgacgcacggcgcgcgcgcccatggccgtgctttgtactccaaggcctcggccttgggccttgacttgcacacgagcttcctatcttatacttgggcattcaaagatgatttgcgtcaacttgttttctagtcaaaggccaaaccctcactaacacttatgtttttcgtccttttacataagatataacctccatggcaattggaagaaataaatgagttgtgtgtgggtagtgtcgagctgaatctcggtggatcatggcaacaaggatcatctgccacttacaagccgagcacgcacgccccttagatggatccccacgctgccgcgcacgtcccactgcagtcgcatgggcttgcggcgcgcgccccacacacgcccgcagacgcatggcgcgcgcggcaacctgcgcgcacggCCCCCGctgacgcacgggcatgcagcgggcgacccacagacgcccactgacgcacggcgcgcgcgcccatggccgtgctttgtactccaaggcctcggccttgggcc encodes:
- the LOC127149047 gene encoding uncharacterized protein LOC127149047, producing MAKPLHQARSNCKTSPLGVHAHTEVQALSKQNPSKNVNLTSRSHSLPDVGARHSIDFNQTLPPSKKQSQDISYLHEQTRLECTPTPRCKHCPRKPIRASTRHPLSLPAQRSDVALRRNPSTEHKAIARHLVSSRTSPLGVHAHTEVQALSAQAHPSINSTPALTPYPTDKPIVMAKPLHQARSNCKTSPLGVHAHTEVQALSKQNPSKNVNLTSRSHSLPDVGARHSIDFNQTLPPSTKQSQDISYLHEQARLECTPTPRCKHCPRIPIRASTRHPLSLPARRTSPSLWPNPSAKHEAIAKTSTLGVHAHTEVQALSKHAHPALTPCPTVGCGTPAEPFAHQAQSNRKLSRLLTNKPAWSARPHRGASIVRASPSEHQLDTHSHSPPAAGGGTPPASTPQAYVPMMGAMCLKGRRRGIGVPPRPAHAGRSPPYIVHSGFFGSGRLAYEKAEMSHHAINLDCVIIMTGT